Part of the Henckelia pumila isolate YLH828 chromosome 2, ASM3356847v2, whole genome shotgun sequence genome is shown below.
AATGAAgcgtactaaaaaaaaaaagaataaatgaAGCGCgcacatatttttttaatattatatatatatatacatatataatattttgttatcCTACACATGAGATATTTTGTTATCCTACACACTCATGTGTGGTAACTTGGGCGTCAGCCCGTCAGctgcttttatttttattttgttaaaaaaaattaagtattCATGAGAACATCTTGCATCATTAGATAATGATAAAACACGAACGTGATATTTCACAAAATATACATGTTACCATCTCAAAAGTGTTAAGATGAATATTTTTTTgggggtttttttttaaaggagacAACAAATTGGACgatatatgttattttattttattttatataaaaaaaaacacaaaactaTAGTCTATATATACAAGGACGGTGTGAACTTCTCCATTCGTGTGATTTttcccccttttttttttttattcacttGAACACTTTTGAGATGGTCACATGAATATTTTGTGAAATGTAAAGATAAAAAATATAGTTCATCtggtaattattttttttaaaaaaataataaagataaaaatacaTAGTTTATGtggaaattattattattattattattattattattattattattattattattattattattattattattattattattattatcatcatcttATCCCTGGCTCCACTAACAAAACACTTGAATGTGGTTCTCTGGTAAGCGGTACAAGAtcgaaataataaattaataatcgaGAAGTATTATTAGCCAATTAGGCTGTGAAAGAGATCTTCGtagcaaaattttattttaatataaatgcatgcatatatataagTACCGACACAACTCACAAGTCACAAGGGACCCTATTAATCTCTTACCATGATTATAAGAGGAAACTGCAACATCGGTTTCATAGATTATCCTATCGTGATTTCGGCCTCCTAATttgtcatatttttttttttttttatagttttaatgaaattatcttttaaaattttagttttttgtgTCGTGACGTTCAAAGGATTTAACACCGATCATTACTGAAATAAACACAATATATCGTTAATATGTTCGACTCCACGTCatcacttcaaaaaaaaaaattattactatgTGACCTCTCGAGCAATTAACGTGGACTCGTAACCTCTCGAGCAATTAACGTGGACTCGTAATTCGCAACAGTCACAATTACTACGATAGCACCTATATGCACGAATCTCGGATATAGAACTATTTGGACTCCTCCGACTTGCTTATTAAGGTATTGTTTGAAAGAGCTTCTAAAAAGTAATTCTtagttttttcttaacaaaatttaattttgcaaaaaatgaaaaatgttttctaaaagctctcccaaacaccatATTAATATCATCCAAGAGGCGAGAAGAGTTTTGGCCGGTGAAGAAATATAGCAATAAGCTAGTTATTATGCTGTTGTGTCCCCTTCTCTCGAATCGCAAGGATTTCATTCATTTATAAAGATTTATAACTTGCTTATGGATCTCTAAATCCTCCATTCCATGCAATGCTTTTGTTGACAAAAAGTGCACTATTCATATAATTTTCAGGCTTACGAAAGCATCCACATCCAAAACGAGAATCACGAAAGTGGAAAGATTTAGCCAGTGTGTGATCAATACTAGTGCATCAGTTTCTAATATGCTTCTTGTTAACCACTCACTTCCATGCTTCTCTTTTCTCAAGGCCACACGTATCACGTGGCATGACACACTAGTGTATACGCAcgcacgcacacacacacacacacacacacacacacacacacatatatatatatatatactgaaTTAcgtgttttgaatattttcccTTGCAAACAGCTCGGTTTACGAACACAGAAGATCCattgtgtttatatatatatatatatatatataaacacaatGGATCTTCTGTGTTCGTAAACCGAGCTGTTTGCAAgggaaaatattcaaaacacgTAATTCAGAAATGCATGTAAACTTTTTTAACACCAAAATGAGACATACCATGTGTGATGCAGAATTTCAATCAGTCTTGGTGAGGGAGGGACCAAAACACTGACACTTGTGTTTTACAACTTAAAAGAACACTACACCACTAGAACCTTTGACAAAACTGCAAACATTTAAAGAATTTGAAACGTTGTACAcattaagaaaaaaagaagagcAGCATTTCTCTAAAAAGTTACAAAAAATACAGTAACTTGTGCAATGAAGATCAACTGCAAAACAAATCGAATATATTGTCCAGAGTGGAGAACACACAAGTGACACTTCAAGATTACCTTATCCAATATCTTACCTGGCAGCAGCTGTgaataatcatttatttttccTACTTTTCTTCCTTCTCCGCCTATCATCACTATCAGTCTCACTCTCACTCTCACTCGAGCCAGATGATTCTGACTCTGTACTAGAACTTCCAGATTCATCTTCTGATTCTGGTACAGCTTTCTGTTGTTGCATGATGAGTCGTGGCATGTTCTTGAGATACTCTCGCAAGTTTTCAGTGATTCCACCAAGCCCAATGGAAGTGAAAAAGTTGATCGCGAATCTAGTGTTTTTGGGAGTATCCCGCGGAAAGATAGACTCAAAAGAATCTTGCATCGTGGGATCACTAAGACGTTCATTAAGCAAGCGGATGCCAAGGTGCTCAGATAATTCCTGCAGTCAGAAGTGTTGATAAGTAAAATTTTGCAGCATTTGTTCAAAAGCTCAAAATAAGTTGCAAACACAGGCAAACAAATATATAATCCACCAAGCAGGTTGTTCAGGTTCTTCACTTCTGTTTCTTACCATATATAAACCATCTGAACGAGAGATTACAAGAATTTGCACCTTTGGGTTTTCAATTAAGAAAATACAACTACAAAAGCTACCTTCATTGGTCTATAATCTTTCAATCATGACAGAAATATTGTGTCCAAAGCACCATTACAAAGAAGCAAAAATTAGGAATGCACAACAATCAAAcagcataaaataaataaataaataaatagggtGATAGCAATTCGAGAGATATTAATGTAACCGCACCTGGAAGAGAATTTTAATGAAAAtacgggaagaagaagaagtgtcCTCCTCGGTCAACCGGATGTAGGACAGAACATGCCAAGGAAGCGCATATGTGCCTAGTAGATGAGCAAAAAACTTCGCCACATTCCGCAATTTATTGGTCTCCAGTCGATGAATCATGGAATACTGTTGAACAAAACAAGTTTCAAAGTTTTCTTGATGAACCTTGTTTATCATACAAAACCGCTGCCCAAGAAGTCCATAATAACGGAGGTATGTTCTTTCCTGACTGCAACACTCCAACAACATAATGCACAACTCCATCTGCACAATAAAAAACCAACGACGAAGAAAAAAAGGAAAGCTGTCAACATTCAATACATGTAAAATTTAATAAGCAGTGCATAACAGATAGCATCTCAAGACAGTAATGGTCCACTTCTCTTCCCCAGGTTTTAAGATATACCCTAGGAAACCCAAAACAGCACTTGTCTAAGATCTAGTAAGCCACAACCAAACCTTGACCAGTCAAAACATACAGATTGCTATCCTTGCCACATGAAAATTTGTTGAAGCATGAAATTATAGCCTCCCGACAGCAGGAACATCGATTTAGGGTATGTCATGACTCATGACAAACAAAACCAGGTCATCTAATTCAGAAACCCCTCGACTTCCATAATGCTGCCAAACAAAAAGCATAAATTCATCCATTTAAGATATTGAACAACACTTGTATATTGCCATATTTTCTCTCTTCAAATTGGACATTATAAGGTGGACCATTATGAGGGTTAGTACAAGTTATTTTTTTCATCAAAAACACGAGATAATATATAAAGATCAAATAGCTTACCTCTTGCCCAGGCTCTAGTCTGATTTTGAGTAGCTTATGTCCAGCTTCTTCAAAATCAACACTAGACATAATCGTCAAGTAGATAGTTCTTCGAAGATTGATCAAATTTGTCTCTGTTTCATCATTTATTTTCATCTGCTCTTCGTCCTCTTCCTCAGATTCTTCATCATCGTCATTGTCATCGTCATCTGAGTCAGCTGCATTAGAATTATCTTCATCCTCAGATTCTTCACCAAGTATCTGCTTCTTTAAGTCTTCGTATCGCTTCTCATTCTCCGGGAATTGGGGATCCGGCTTGAAGATATCtacaattaaaatataaaaagaaCTCAGGTTCGCTATAAATGAAATTGAAAGAGTAACAGATGAAAAGTGGATTATCATCCATATATACCCAAAGCAATCTCGGGATCGATTTCATCCAGTAGCGAGATCTCGTGTGTCAATTGATCTTCATTCTCCACCAAATCCAATTCTGGTCGAATAGCCGGGTATCCCTGAATAAGGTGTATAGGTATATAATGAAAGAGTTCTGACTCCAAcgaatttgaaatttaaaagaaGTAAACAAGGATTAATGTATTCTATCTCAAGGTATTACAATTTTAAATAAAGTTACCTGAAACTTCGCCTTTCGCAAGGCAAAGAGGCCTTCAATAATAAATTGAACCCGTTTATCAATTTCTCCTTCATGAAGAATACCACGTAATCGCTCAAATATACCTGTTGAGTGAAGATCCAAAATACATTACAAAAGATGTGTAACGGCATTTGAAACAGCACGACATATCAATAAAAAATGAAGATGCTATTGTATACAATACTTTTTACCATCCAACAACACATTGTGCAGAAGCTATACTTGTCAAATATCAGACAATCTAAACTAATCAATGGTTGGTCGTGGACTTGCATAAGCTAAAATTAAATTCAGGAGAAATTAAATTCAGGAGTGATGCAGATTCAGATtccagattaaaattaaaaacataatattttttaaaaataaaaatccatgAAAGAGCCAAAGAAACCATAAAATGAACTTCCATGAGATATATGTTAACCAGTAAATATTTGTCAAATTAAATTCTGTAATCCCTAACAGAGTTTTATATCCTTAGATGACCGTTAAAACAAGATTAATTTTGGTCGATTAATCGGCAAACTAGAAATTACCATAAGTCACCGACTCCAGCACTAATCTGACCCTATAATGCACGACAacatgaagaaaaaaaattgtcgGAAGAAATGACCAAAGCTTCGAAACACGATCATCCTAGTCAAgctgatgaaaatcaaaatttcatacCAACTACACATACATGTGGTCATAATCCCCAAGGTGACTATCACTCATACTTTAGACCAGATCAAACGGTACCTTCGTCTCAATGGAAAATCCTGCTTTAACAATTCTTAAGGAAAActcatttcttttctttttttttataagacacgataatatattatatatgtgaaAGATATAATTACAAAAGGCGGACAAGAGATCCGCGAATGACAAAAAGAAAAGACCGACTCCCTAATAATATCAACAGTAAACAAAAGCCCAGTCTCTTAATAAATACACTCATTTCAAACACAACATGAAGCATGGATACTCAGATTTTCATAGGACCTACAAGCATTTTAgatttttggataatacaaacaGAATAAAAATGAAAGACAACAACTTAGTCAACACCATTCACCCTTTAAAGTCTTAGAGATGAGTTTGCCCTGTATGTGATTCTCCGGCCAACTATCAAATTTTATTCTAACACAAGATAGATACCATTGACAAAAAGGGTAATAATAAGTAGTCATCAGCATGTAAAAAAATCATACAGAAAGTAGAAGTTACCATTAGATCATGAAAAAAGAAGAAATGGCACATTGCATAAAACTGGGCTTGCCAGTACTCACCATGCAAACCTCGAGGAGAAAGGTCCTGCAGCATCGAGCCACACTCGGTAACAAACCCAACAGCCACTTCAACGCTATCATCTGTAGGTTTTTCTAACAGCAACGTCAGCAACTCAAGAGCAATAAGCTCGTGAACCACTTGTTGGTTCACCAGGTGCGCAATAAATTTGACTGCAGCAAGAAGTTGGGGCTGCCAAAAAGTTTCACCATCATCAGAATTCAGAGCTAACATCCAATAACATATtgcttaaaaaagaaaaaaacgaaACTTGAACTAATGGgaagataaataaaagaaattgaaACATGAACCTTATCATTGCGTTTAAATGCTCTCTGGAGCTGCAAAATAATCCTCCTCAACAGAAGATCACCAACTTCAGGAAACTTGGTATTAACCACAGCAACCAATCCTGCAAACACATCTGTGAAGCCTGGAGAAGCCATTTGAGATTTCATACATGAACGACAAAATAAACCCCTCCCTCTTATAAGATTCTCAGCAAACAACTCGGGAATGATATTCTTCAGATTAGTAGCATTCACTTTATTAACCAATCCATTAATACTCTTCCTCAATGCATCCCACGTCATTCTCTGATATTCTACGCTGCTTTTATCTTGGATATCCTTCATCATTCTTGCCAATTTAAATGGTGGTATATAAACTCCTCCACTCCTCCCCAAATTAGCAATCGTGTCCGTGCCAACTTTCTCCTTAGGCTTTTCCAATTTATCAGCATCATTTGGCCTCGCATCTCCCTCCTTTTTGTTCATACTTCTACTCTCTTCTTTCCTCCCATCCTTATCCTTCTCTTTTCTCACCCGGTCAAAATCAACATCCTCAGCGCGGAGCCTCTCTCTTTCTCCCCTTTGGTCCCTTCCCCCTTTTCTCTTGTTATCCTCTTTGCTCCCATACCCGGCATGACCATCCTCTCCACCTCTATACCGTCTTttctcatcatcatcgtcatcccGACCACCTTCATTTCTCCGCCTCCTATCCCTTCCATCAACCTCTGAATCCCTTCGTGTATCCCTCTCCCTTTCCCTTCCTTTGTGGCCATTTTCAGCATCTTCATCCACATTATCTCTTTCCCTCCGTCGACCAATCATCCTATCATCCTCACCATCAACACCACGGTCTCGATGTCTCCTATCCCCACGCCTTTCACCCCCTGAATCCCTTCGTGTATCCCTCTCCCTTTCCCTTCCTTTGTGGCCattttcatcatcttcatccacATTATCTCTTTCCCTCCGTCGACCAATTGTCATATCATCCTCACCATCAACACCACGGTCTCGATGTCTCCTATCCCCACGCCTTTCACCTTTCCCACTCAAACGCTCCTCCCTCCCACGCCCATTATGACGCCTCTCTCTCTCAGAGTCGCTTCCCTGATTCAAATCACTTCTTCCATGTCTCCTCCCTTCCTCCCTTCTTCCACCTGATCTTTTAGCATCAACTTCAACCCTCCTCTCTTCCCCACCACGCCTCACTTCTCTTCCCGAACTTTCACTACCCGAATCCTCCACTCTCTccctcttctttcttctttcttcaTCTGAGCTCTCCCCATACCGACCCCTAATTTCCTGTTTCTCGTCCTCGCTGCTAGAATCATGTCTCCCAGCCATTCTTTGACACCACAAATCGTCGAAAACCTAATTTCCG
Proteins encoded:
- the LOC140880356 gene encoding uncharacterized protein, with protein sequence MAGRHDSSSEDEKQEIRGRYGESSDEERRKKRERVEDSGSESSGREVRRGGEERRVEVDAKRSGGRREEGRRHGRSDLNQGSDSERERRHNGRGREERLSGKGERRGDRRHRDRGVDGEDDMTIGRRRERDNVDEDDENGHKGRERERDTRRDSGGERRGDRRHRDRGVDGEDDRMIGRRRERDNVDEDAENGHKGRERERDTRRDSEVDGRDRRRRNEGGRDDDDDEKRRYRGGEDGHAGYGSKEDNKRKGGRDQRGERERLRAEDVDFDRVRKEKDKDGRKEESRSMNKKEGDARPNDADKLEKPKEKVGTDTIANLGRSGGVYIPPFKLARMMKDIQDKSSVEYQRMTWDALRKSINGLVNKVNATNLKNIIPELFAENLIRGRGLFCRSCMKSQMASPGFTDVFAGLVAVVNTKFPEVGDLLLRRIILQLQRAFKRNDKPQLLAAVKFIAHLVNQQVVHELIALELLTLLLEKPTDDSVEVAVGFVTECGSMLQDLSPRGLHGIFERLRGILHEGEIDKRVQFIIEGLFALRKAKFQGYPAIRPELDLVENEDQLTHEISLLDEIDPEIALDIFKPDPQFPENEKRYEDLKKQILGEESEDEDNSNAADSDDDDNDDDEESEEEDEEQMKINDETETNLINLRRTIYLTIMSSVDFEEAGHKLLKIRLEPGQEMELCIMLLECCSQERTYLRYYGLLGQRFCMINKVHQENFETCFVQQYSMIHRLETNKLRNVAKFFAHLLGTYALPWHVLSYIRLTEEDTSSSSRIFIKILFQELSEHLGIRLLNERLSDPTMQDSFESIFPRDTPKNTRFAINFFTSIGLGGITENLREYLKNMPRLIMQQQKAVPESEDESGSSSTESESSGSSESESETDSDDRRRRKKSRKNK